In the genome of Metabacillus litoralis, the window TAAAACACCTGAAAGTATTTTACAAAAAATGAAAAGAAAGAATTGTGATTTAACAATAAAGTCGATAAAAGAGAATATTAAAGATATAGCTGGTGTCCGAATAACATGTTCTTTTATTTCTGATGTTTATAAAGTGTATGAGATGCTTCAAAAGCAAAAAGATATAGATGTGGTTCAATGTAAAGATTATATTAAACATCCAAAACCAAATGGGTACCAAAGTCTTCATCTTATTATAATCATTCCGGTTTTTTTGTCTGATCGAGTAGAAGACACCTATGTTGAGATTCAAATAAGAACAAAAGCAATGGATTTTTGGGCAAGTCTAGAACATAAGATCTATTACAAATTTGGGAAAGAAATTCCGGAGAATTTAACAAATGAATTAAAAGAAGCAGCTTTATCTGCTATTGAACTGGACAAGAAAATGGAGAGACTTCATGAAGAAGTAAAACTTATAAAAAATATCAAAAATGTTAATGAACCAATCATTAACATCCAGGTAAATGGATCGAATCTTAGTCAATTATTAGAAGAAATTGATCATACATGTTAGGAGGAAAAGTATTGAAACTTACCAACATAGAATTGCCGAATTTTGCAAAGAAAGAGGTTGAGAAATTACATGAAGTCATCTCTCCGTTTGTAAAAAAAGCTTCCCGGTATGTTTTCTGGTCCTTTCCTTTAATCACTTTATCCATTTTTAATATCCTATCTATGTTATTTGGAAACGGTTTAAACGAAACAATGATCTCTTCTTTAGTAGTGTATGCGATAATAGGTGCGATAGGCATGGCTCTTTCGAAAGAAGCAAAACTTCAACAGGCAGAGATCCAAAAGGTAAGTATGGACTATATCATTGAACGAATAAAGAAAAGTGAGATTGCAACGGACCGTGTTAAGGAGAAATACATTTCATTAGTAAAAGAAAATCCGTTACAGACTTTGAATCATTTTGTAAACTTTTTAGAAGTAGAGAATAGAGTGATGAATTGAACGTAGAGTGTAGCAAACTTGGGGAAACACAACTCTAATCAAAAAATAAAGAGGAAAGAACAAAGGCTTATCATTTAGGGTTGGTGATAAGTCTTTGTTTTTTTATTAATAGGGTGACAACAACTATTGTTCTTCCGTTATTTTTGGTTATTAAGGGGATATTTTAAAAAATTAAAAATGGGAATAGGTAATTTATGTTAAAATGAATAAGAGAATTTAATAATCTAATATTCGTTAACGAGTAGTTAAAGGAACTAATCTAGAAGAAAATTATTATGGTATATATTTGAATAGGGTAGGGGGCTACAGATGAAATATTTTTTTGATTTTATTCTAGCTGTATCTTTGAATGGTTTTTCCTATTACATTGCCAGCTTAATTCTTAAAAATGGATTACCTCTTTGGCAAGCAATAATAATAGGTTTTTCCGTTGTTTCACTAGGAGCTTTAACAGAAGCCTTAGGAAGTCCAATGTGGTTAATAGTATTAGTTCCTTTTCCAGTAGGAATGTTCTTACTATACTCATTTCTTAACGTTACTGTTCCTCAATGGTTTCTGACTTATATAATTACTCTTTCAATTTACACAGTTATACATATACCTATGAGTTATTTTTTTAATTTCCATTCATTAATTCCAGCCTGGAAACTCTCATGATTTTGCTGATATATTACTCAATAAAAAATTGTCTAATTCTAAAAGCTCAGAGCATAAACCCTGAGCTTTTTTCGTGTATTTACTTTGTGATGTAATCTGTGAATTATAATGTTATTTTGCGTATTATTTCTTTTTTGTACGTGGTATGATGATTCAAAATCTAGTTGGAAGTTTTATAGAAAGGTAGGGAAGAGTATGCCACAGAAAGAAAGTGGAAAGGTGTTAGACGACCAAACAGACTCGATACATTCTTCAGAAAAACGAAAAATGTTATACAAGCGGACATTACTCGTTGTAAGTATTTCACAAATTTTTGGTGGTGCAGGGTTAGCTGCTGGAATTACTGTGGGGGCCCTTCTTGCCGAGCAAATGCTCGGTACTGAAGCGTTCGCTGGGCTTCCTTCAGCATTACTTACTTTAGGGTCAGCAGGAGCAGCTTTATTTGTTGGGAGACTTTCACAGGCGTTTGGACGTCGAATCGGTCTGACAGCTGGGTTTTTAATTGGTGGACTCGGAGCGATAGGAGTCATAATGGCTGCAATCATAAATAGTGTTTTTCTTTTATTTACTTCCCTTCTTGTGTATGGTGCGGGATCAGCAACGAATTTACAAGCTCGTTACGCAGGGACTGACTTAGCGAATCGTAAACAGAGAGCAACTGCTATTAGTACGACAATGGTTTTTACGACATTTGGTGCAGTTGCAGGTCCAAACCTAGTAAATGTGATGGGGAAATTTGCCCTTTCTATTGGCGTGCCATCACTTGCAGGTCCTTTCATTTTAGCAGGAGCAGCATACATCTTAGCTGGTGTTGTCCTTTTGATCATGCTTCGTCCTGATCCATTACTTATAGCAAGAACGATTGAAGCGTCCAACTTAGATTCTAGTGATAAAGGAAGGTATGCAACTGCTGAAAATACAGAAAACAAAAGAGGCATATTTGTTGGAGCAACGATTATGGTGCTTACTCAAATTGTTATGGTTGCTCTTATGACAATGACTCCAGTTCATATGAGAGATCATGGACACAGCTTGGGTGCAGTGGGTCTTGTCATTGGGTTTCATATAGGTGCGATGTATCTCCCTTCTTTGTTTACTGGTATCCTTGTTGATAAGTTGGGTCGTACTGCGATGGCTATTGCCTCTGGCGCAACGTTACTTTTAGCAGGTTTAATCGGAGCATTTGCACCAGGAGATTCTATGGTTCTTTTAGTAGTCTCTCTTTCTTTACTTGGATTAGGATGGAATTTTGGGTTGATAAGTGGAACTGCCCTTATTGTTGATTCAACTAAAGCTTCCACAAGAGCTAAAACTCAAGGTACAGTTGACGTTTTAATTGCGTTATCAGGAGCAGCTGGCGGAGCATTGTCTGGAATGGTTGTGGCTGGTTCTAGTTATCTAACGCTGTCATTAGTTGGAGGGTTTTTATCTTTATTACTGATTCCAGTGGTGATATGGTCACGAAGGGGTGAAAATAATAAGGCTATTTAAATGAGGAAGGAGGATGGAAATGAATGAACGCGATTGGCATATTTTAAAGGTTCTTTATGAGAAAAAAAACATTACAAAAACAGCACAAAGTTTATTTATATCACAGCCTTCATTAACAAAAAGAATTCAACAAATAGAAAAAGAGTTCGATTTAGCAATTATTAGTCGCGGTACAAAGGGTATACAGTTTACACCTCAAGGAGAATTTTTAGCAAAATGTGCTGATGAAATGCTTATGCGTATTCGTCACATTAAAGAATCTGTTCAAAATATGGATCAAGAGGTCAGTGGTACTTTGAGGTTAGGGGTTTCGAATTATACGACGAGACATAAGCTACCAAAACTTTTAAAGCTTTTTCGTGAACAATTTCCAGATGTAAACTATAAAGTTACAACGGGGTGGAGTCGGGAAGTCTTCAATTTAGTTTATAACGGTGATGTACATGTTGGTATTGTTCGTGGAGACTATCATTGGTCAGAATCTAAACAGCTTCTTTTTGAGGAAAATATATGTATCGTATCTAAAGAGAAAATTGAGCTTGAGGACTTGCCATCATTGCCAAGAATAGAGTATGAGACAGATACTGCATTGAAGGCGATTATTGACAATTGGTGGACTGGTAATTTTTCAGTACCTCCTTTCATTGGGATGGAAGTAGATAAGGCTGATACATGCAAAGAAATGGTACTAAACGGTTTAGGATATGGCATCCTCCCAAGTGTACTAGTTGAAGATCAGCCAAATACATATCAAATTCATTTGAAAAACGAAAAAGGAGAGACTCTTAAAAGGAAAACATGGATGTTTTATCACAATGAGTCTCTTGAATTGAAGGTTGTTAAAGAGTTTGTTGAATTTGTTGGGAAATTAGATTTTAAACATGATATTTAATGGAAGCGCGGAGACTTTTCGTGCTTCTTTGTTGTGGTTATTCCTTTTTTGAATACATATCGATAGTTTATTTGTATTTTAATTAAAATCATATCGTTTTTATAATTAATGAATAAGGGAGGAGACAAATGAAGAAAATTGCAAAACAACTTTTAACATTATTTAAAAATAATGAGGGGAAAAACTTTGATGCAACCTTACATGACAACATGGAAAAGAAGGCAGGATTTAGTTTTATGAGCTTTATTAAAGCAGGAGAAGTCCATTTTCGGAATGATCGAATTTCAGTTAGCGAACCATTAACAGGGAGATATTTCTGTCTACCGTTTACTGGAATTAAAGAAATCGTTGATGAGTCCACAGGAGAATATGACATAGCATTTACCGTAAGATACAAAAACTATAATGTTTATATACAAATATTTGAAGCATGGTAAAGGCAAGAAAACAGTTTTTCTATAGTGTCTCCATTATATTGGAGGAATGTTGTTTTATTCTGTAATAGAATATAGTGGGGGTTTTAAGAAATGAATGTGTTTTTAACTATTTTATTAAATGTGATCTTACCCGTTTTTTTACTTATTGCAATTGGTGCATTTCTTCATCGAAAATTTACATTTGATATGGGAACTTTATCAAAATTAAATTCATATCTACTTATGCCAGCAGTAGGTTTTGCTAATGTTTATCAAAGTAAAATGGGAGGAAATACACTCCTTTTAATTATTAGTATTTTAATAGTACAAAGTATGTTTCTAATGATCGTAAGTTCACTACTTTCAAAAATGTTTAAATTAGAAAACGGGTTATCCTCAGCGTTTAAGAATAGTGTTGTATTAAGTAACTCTGGCAATTTTGGATTACCTGTAAGTCAACTTGTTTTTCAAAATAATCCTTTAGGCTTATCAATACAAATTGTTGTCATGATCTTTCAAAACCTACTTACCTACACCTATGGGTTATTTAATACAGTATCTGTTAATAAAAAAGGAATGCAGGCATTAAAAATTTTTTTAAGAAACCCGGTATGTTATGCCTTTTTATTGGGAATGTTCTTTCAAATTACTTCTTTAAGACTACCTGGGTATATTTGGGTTCCGATTGAAAATATATCCAATGCCTTTTTGGCGATAGCACTTATAACACTTGGGGCACAGAGTGCTTTTATAAAAATAACCCGTTTGTCCAAACCATTGATCCTAAGTCTTTTAGGTAGATTAATAGTATCTCCTACAATTGCATTCATTGTTATTTTCCTTTTTAACATAGAAGGAACAATAGCACAGGCATTGTTTATTGCAAGTTCGTTTCCAACCTCTAGAAATAGTTCCCTTTTTGCATTGGAATATAATAATTATCCCGAATATGCTGCCCAAGCTGTATTGTTGTCGACCTTATGCAGCATGTTCACAGTGACGATCGTTGTGTATTTGTCGGAGATTTTGTTTTAGAAATGTTAAGTATTATTTCTAATATCTCCTCTCTTATCATTTAATTTTTTCTTGTAATTTTTCTATCAGGCATAATTATATTTTATTAGAAAATTAGAAAACCAAGAGTATCTATCATAGATAAAGGAAAAGATAGGTACTCTAGCAGAACAAATGGAACACTATTTATTCCGAACCACTCCTGAAAAAGGAAAATATAACCATGAAATCACTCCTTCAAATAATAAAACATGCCTCCCGTTCTATCTTCATATCGTTCTTCTGCCATTATATATGTAACTTTCACAAACATACTTTCTAGATTGAAAGAACCTGAGAGTTGTGGCTAGCAAAGAAAGTTACACACATTCAGATTGCCGTTTCATTTTGTTAGTTGAAAATTAATCTATATTGCTTTGGGGTAACAGTCATATATTTTTTGAACCCCTTATAAAAATGTGCTTCATCATAGTAGCCTTGACTATCGATAATGTCGTTAAGACGATGAGGCATATTTAGTAGCTTATTTACTGTATATTGTAATCTTACAATTTGACTGAATTGCTTAGGAGAAAATCCAATTTGGTCTTCGAATTTCTTTTGGATATATCGAGAGGAATATCCAGTTTCTGAGGATAGTTGTTTAATATGGACTAATCCCTCTGTCTCATAAATTTTGTTTAAGCAAAAATGGATAATGTTTTGATTGAAGTCAGCTTGAAGTGGTTGTTTTTTCAGAAAATTTTTGAACCATACTATTCGTTCATTGAATGTAGTGCAAGTATAGAAATCTTCAAATAAAGAATAATATCCATCTAGCACATCAAATAGGGGTATCTGTTTTTGTTGGATGATTTCTTTAATGGAACATTTAAACATAATGCTGGTTTGCTCTGGATATAATCTCACTCCGAAATGGACAATGTTTGGTTTAAATTGATAGAAACACCGTTCTTCTGGGCTAGTGGCAATAATGGCAAACGGGTCAGAAGGGTCGCAGGAAAATAGTAAATCAATACAGCCGTCTGGAATAACAGATAATTCTCCAGATGAGTTTTCGTCTGTTTTGAATTGATAGTATAAGGATACATCCTGACTCATTGTACATTTTGGTTTGGATTCCATATAAATTGGACAATGAGGCTCCATTTCAGGTTGGATCGGATTGAAAAAATAACTCCCTGTTATCATTTATTAATCTCCTCTCAGCTTGATAAGTCAAATGTAATTCAAACCTCCCGGAAAAACAGAGATTTTGTCACCGAATCTTACATGCTTTTTTAGGATAACCTTCAATTCGTTCCGTTTTTTACAGTGAAATTCATCAATAATCGATATAAGCTAAGAGAAATCAAATAAGGGAGGAATTACTTATGCAAGTCAATGAACAAATCATTAATGCAGTAAAACATCCTTTAGAACCTCTAACAGCTGATGAGATTAATATTGCTGTTAAAACTTTAATAACGGAGAAAAATTTAAGTGAGCAAGTAAGATTTTCTACAGTTGTGTTAAATGAGCCAGCAAAGGATATTGTGCTTAGCTTTGCAGCGGGTGATCCGATTGAACGGGAAGCCTTTATCATTGTTTTAGACAATGAAACGGAGAAAACGTATGAAGCGGTTGTTTCCGTAACGAAGGAGGCGGTTATTAGTTGGACATATGTTCCTGGAGTTCAACCTGCTGTTATGTTAGATGAATTTGAAGAGTGTGAACAGGTTGTGAAAAACTATCCTGAATTCCAAGAAGCATTACTGAAAAGAGGAATTACGGATGTTAATTTAGTAATGGTTGACCCTTGGTCTGCTGGTTATTACGGAATTAAAGAAGATGAAGGCAAGCGGTTGGCTCGAGCAATTTGCTGGGTACGAAAATTCTCTAATGACAATGGCTATGCGTATCCTTTAACAGGAATTGTCGTTTATGTTGATCTTAATAGAATGGAGGTTCATCGATTTGAAGACCATGGTGTTCGGCCGATTCCACCAACGGATGCAAATTATACACCAGAAACATCAGATAGCATTCAGGTAAGGGAAGATTTAAAGCCGTTAGAGATTATTCAACCTGAAGGGCCAAGCTTTGAAGTAGATGGTCATAATATTAAGTGGCAAAAATGGAATATTCGTTTTGGATTTACACCAAGAGAAGGGTTAGTGCTTCATACCGTTGGATATGAAGATAAAGGAAAAATTCGTCCAATATTATACCGCGCAGCTCTATCGGAAATGGTTGTCCCATATGGTGAAGGAACTTTTTCTCATAATACACAAAATGCTTTTGATTGCGGTGAATATGGTTTAGGACAGCTGGCAAACCCGTTAACATTAGGATGTGATTGTTTAGGAGAGATTCGCTATTTTGATGCAGTAATGACAGACAGCAGAGGGAATGTTCGTACCATCCCAAATGCTGTATGTCTGCACGAAGAGGATTATGGGGTAGCTTGGAAACATACTGATTGGCGCACAGACCAAGTGGAAGTACGTCGCTCTAGACGATTAGTTCTATCATTCTTCTGTACAGTAGGGAATTACGATTATGGATTTTATTGGAGTTTCTATCAAGAAGGAACGATAGAGAACGAAGTAAAGCTTACTGGCATGTTAAATACAGGAACATATGATGAGAGCGGAAAATCGAAGTATGGTACGGAGATCGCTCCACAGTTAAACGCAACATATCATCAACACTTTTTTAATTATCGATTAGACACGATGTTAGATGGAATAAAGAATTCAGTAGTGGAAGTGAGTACCCTACCAGAGTCAGAAGGTGCTCATAATCCGAATAACAATGCCTTCTATATTGATGTGAAAACGTTAAAAACGGAACAAGAAGCTCAGCGTACCATTGATTTAGCATCTCAACGTACATGGAAGATTATTAATCCCAATTCTTTGAATGCTGTTGGCACCCCTGTTGGCTACAAAATTCAAGTTGGTGAAAACTGTCTGCCATTTGCAAGCGATAAATCAAGCGTAATGAAACGGGCTGGCTTTTTGAAAAATCATTTATATGTTACTCAGTACGATAAAGATGAAATGTATGCAGCCGGTAACTATCCAAACCAACATAAGGGAGGAGATGGATTACCAAAATATGCTGCAGCAAATCGGAATATTGAAAACGAAGATATTGTTGTTTGGTATACAATGGGGCATCATCACATTACAAGACCAGAGGATTGGCCAGTTATGCCAACTGCATATATCAATTTCCAATTGAAACCAGTGGGCTTCTTTGATCGAAATCCAGCATTAGACTTACCTCGTCCAAAAGCAAAAACATCAGCTTGTCATTCAAATAATGGTGGTTCTAGTTGTCACTAAATAAAATGAGCGGTTCAAAAGATATTCTTTTTGAACCGCCAATTTTTTAGAGTTGGGAGGGAGTTTATGTTACTAATTATTAGCTTAATCATGGTCTTGGGATATAGCGCTTATTTTTATAAAACAACTCGTGGAAGAAATACCAAGATTGTCAGCTCATTAAGTAAATGTGTTCCGATGGCATTGGGGATGACTAGTAGTGTTACAGTTGGATTGGTAATAGCAGCTTGGATTCCGCAGATGCTAGCTCTTTCTACGATTCTCTCTATCCTTTTTAGTGCGATTATTGCCTTATTTATTGGTGTAGGTTTTGGCATAAATGGCATTATTGAAGCTCAAGCGTCGAGTATGATGGGAGCTATGATGGGCGCAATGTTAGGTGTGATGCTGGCCCCCGAAGAAATGATTATCATGCTAGCTGTAATGGATTTAGTATATCTTGTAAGTTTTTATTTGCTAACGTGGGCTTTAATGAAATCCTTTGTAGATAAGAAGGAAAGAGTTTTGCACAGAAAATCCGCAATCTATTACATGACCTTCGTCTTAAGTGTTAGCGTTATCTGCACAATCGGTTTCTTGCAAGCTACAGGTGATGGGGATTCTACAGAAGAGGAAACTATTACACATCATCATGATGATGCGAATGAACATCAACATTAAACTTTTTATGTTTCATTAAAATATGATGAAAATGGAGTTGGTGTTAAATGGCAAAATTAAAGAAAAAGTTAGGGTTTTGGCAGGCATATGCAACGGCTACTGGGTTAGTAGTATCTGGATCAACAATGGTGACACTTGCTTACAGTATGGGACTAGTAGGTCCAGCATTTATTATTTCAGCATTAATTGCAATGATTATAAGTATTATTATTGCTTTGTCATATGCGGAGCTTGCCTCGATTATCCCTGGCTCTGGCATGGTAGGTGACTATACATCTGTTGCGATGGGGAAATTTATGTCTATTATTGCAGTGCTTGGTGGATATTTCGTATTGTCTGTTATGGTTGGAGCAGCAGAAACTATGACAGCAGGGTTTGCAGCGCAATCTCTCTTTCCGAATATAAATGTAACAGTTGTTTCGCTCCTATTATTAACCATATTTTTGGTGATAAATGTATTAGGAGTTGAGATTTTTGGCTCAATTCAAGTTGTTTTGACATTAGGACTAATGATCACTCTATCGGTTATGGGCTTATTTGGACTATTTGATGTCTTTACAGCAACCGCTCAACTACCAGTAGATTTTACATTGAATGGCTGGGGAACTGTATTTCAATCAATTGCTTTAGGAATTTGGCTGTTTATCGGGATTGAATTTGTTGCACCAATGGTTGAAGAAGTGAAAAATCCTAGTAAAAATATACCAAGAGCAATGATATTTGGCTTGCTTTCTATTTTCGTGGCCGATATGTTATTCGGACTAGCGATTATCCGCTATATTGATCCAAGCATTTTAGTAGGTTCAAGTATCCCGCAAATTGATGGAGCAGGAGCGATGCTAGGTGAAAAAGGTGCAACATGGATGATGATTGTCACTTTATTTGCGGCTGCTAGTTCAATTAATTCCATGTTTGCTGCAGTGCCTCGAATGTTTTATGGTATGGCCAGAGATGGATTACTACCGAAGCAATTTTCCTATCTACACCCTAGATTTAGAACGCCAATGGTAAGCATTATAGCTGTATTCCTTCTCTTTGCCTTGCCACTTTTCTTATTAAAAATGACACCGGAAATGTTTAACATATTAATCTTATCGGCATGTATTACTTGGATCATTTCATATATGATTGCTCAATTAGATGTCATTATTTTAAGAAAACGTTATGCAAATATAGAGCGTCCTTTTAAATCACCATTCTACCCATATACACAAATTATTGGCATTTTAGCATGTGTGTATTTAATCATTACGATCCATCCTGAAACAGCAGTGAAGATGCAAATTTACGGGCTGGCAGGTAGCTTCTTTATTGGAATTTGCATATATGCTTTCCTTTGGCTTAAATTTAAAAATCAACCTCTATTTCAACCCGTTGCTTTATCTGAGAAACGAATTATGATGGATCTCGAAGAAGACAAAGAAGATTATATTCCAGCAAGAAAGGCAGAATAACAAAGAAAATAAGGTGGTTGATCATTAATGAAGTTCTTCGGAGGGATACATGAACGAGCACATAAGTATTTTCTTATGACAGTAAAAATGTTTCAGCTAAAATCAACTAAAGAAAGTGATTTTGAGTATCATAGTGAAGAGGCTAATGATTCAACATGGCGTTTCAAGTTTCTGATAAACAGGAATTTTATATCAAGAGTATATAAACTATCAGTCTCTTACGAAATATCTGAGTCTTCTGATAATATTTTCCCGGAAACAATCTCATGGAATTTTCTGAAAAAAGAATGGCAGCCAAAAGGACAGAGCACCTCATATTGTCAATTGTTAAATCAGCATAAACAACTTAAGAAAATTGTCCAGGCAGTTGATTATGAATCGATAGAGATTGGGCAAGTTGGTGGAAAATATCAAATTACAATGGTTCCTATTCCTGGCTCCTATGTTTTTATCTTGCTTCCTCCGTTACAATATTTTGTTAAAATGAAAAATGAAGAGATGATAAAAATAAAAGAGCTAGCGTACAAGGTTCAAGAGACGATAATAGATTATCAGAAAAAGACAGCAGGTTAAGTCTTGCTTTAGCTACCTCCTAATCCATATACCTAAACAACTAACCACCACATTTAACATTTTGTTAAAAATCCTTGGATCATTCCAGTTGGGTTTATGGCAATTAATTATACATTGTCATTTAACCTTTTTTTTGATAAAATCGTTTCATAGCTAACGATTAAATTAATAATCAAGAAGGTGTTTGACATTCATATAAATAATGAAGATGGAGAATTGCTTCCTGAAGAGGTTGATACAATTAGTCAACTAACGAAACTACCATTGAATTCACTCAATTTAGATGCAATTGCTGTTGTGACAAATATATATCGGGTAGCTCAGGGGTTAAGAAATAAAATGGAACAAGAAGTTCTTTCTGAATACGGACTATCTTGGACTTCATTTTCGATTCTATATGATTTATGGATTGGTGGCTCTCTTGAAACAAAAAAACTAGCTGAATCAGCGGGAGTTTCAAAAGCGACAATAAGTAATATCACAAACACATTAGAGAAAAAGGACCTTTGTTATCGAAAAGTTGATCACAGAGATCGAAGAAATACCTTTGTTTTACTCACTGATAAGGGAAAGCAAGTCATTGAGGAGCTCTATCCCCGTTTTCATTCGGGAGAGGTTGATATTGTTTCGAGTCTTGATGTAACAGAGAAAAAAATACTGGCTACGTTACTAAGAAGAGTCATTAGGGAAAATGAATTTTAAAAGTGAATAGTCAATAAGTGATGAGAGGAAACATGAGTAGCAGTTATCTCCCTGTTTGCAGAGAGTCGATGGTTGGTGTGAATCGACACATAGATAACGCGAATTACAGTCCTTGAGCTTTTCTTTGTTACAACAATAGCAAAGAACGGACGATCCGTTAATTCGTTGAGTGGAAGAATATTATTATTCTTCAATAAGGGTGGTACCGCGTGAAATAGTCTAACCACGTCCCTTTTTAGGGATGTGGTTTTTTTGTTTACAAAAAAAATAGGAGGAAATCATGATGAGTGAATCAAATAAGAAGTTAACTGAAGAACAATTACAAGAAGTAAAGAGGCAGCTTACTATATACTCTCAAGGCGTACAAGAAATTATTCCAACTGAAGAGCTAGAAGCAAAAATAGCAAAATCAGTATATGAAAATCGCCCACTTAAGATAAAACTAGGATTGGACCCTTCAGCACCGGATGTTCATCTTGGTCATACGGTTGTTCTTAACAAGATGAGACAGTTCCAAGAAAATGGTCATGTTATTCAGCTAATTATTGGTGACTTTACTGGAAAAATAGGTGACCCGACAGGAAAGTCAGTAGCAAGAAAACAGCTAACAGATGAAGAAGTAAAACATAATGCTAAAACATACTTTGAGCAGTTTGCAAAAGTGATTGATATGGACAAAGTTGAATTACACTATAACTCTAAATGGTTATCTCAGCTTAATTTTGAAGATGTTATCCAACTAGCAGGAAAAATAACAGTAGCCAGGCTTTTAGAAAGAGATGATTTTGAGGAAAGAATCGCTTTTAATAAGCCGATTTCTCTTCACGAATTCTTCTACCCATTAATGCAAGGCTACGATTCAGTGATGTTGGAATGTGATATTGAGTTAGGTGGAACAGACCAGCATTTTAATATTCTAATGGGCAGACATTTCCAAGAAAAGTACGGAAAAGAAAAGCAAGTTGCATTATTAATACCGTTATTAGAAGGTCTTGATGGTGTGGAGAAAATGTCTAAATCGAAGAAGAATTACATTGGAATTGATGAAAGTCCTCAAGAAATGTACGGAAAAGCAATGTCAATTCCAGATGAATTGATGAGTAAATACTTTGAATTAGTAACTGATTTTACACCAGATAAAGTAAAAACAATAAAAGGAGATTTAAAAAGTGACATACTTCATCCTAGAGATGCAAAAATGTTACTTGCTAAAACGATTGTGAGAATGTACCACGGAAAAGCTGAAGCAGAAAAGGCAGAGGAACATTTTGTTACTGTTTTTCAGAAAGGAACAATGCCTGATGAAATTCCTGTTGTAACTTGGAAGGGACAGGATGAGCTATCGATTTTAGATCTAGTTGTTAAGTTAGAACTACTAAGTTCAAAGAGTGAAGTACGAAGAATGATTAACAATAATGGTATTAAATTAAATGGAGAAAAGGTAGAAGATCCACAAATGGAAGTTTTAATCACAGACGAATTAGTTGTTCAGGTGGGGAAACGTAAATTTATTAAGATAAAGAAGTAACTTTCGAAATCTAGTAATTGGCTGTATAGCAAAAAGTTCGAATTTCCTCAAGTTTAGAGATTCGAGCTTTTTTATTTTTGTGGAAAAGGTTTATTATGATGATACATAGGGCTACAAAGAGCAATTTGGTGTATGCTTAAGTTAATTCTATTAAAGCACTGTAAAGGAAGTTTTTTAATGAACAACGGAATTCAAATTCTCACAATGAGATTA includes:
- a CDS encoding primary-amine oxidase, producing the protein MQVNEQIINAVKHPLEPLTADEINIAVKTLITEKNLSEQVRFSTVVLNEPAKDIVLSFAAGDPIEREAFIIVLDNETEKTYEAVVSVTKEAVISWTYVPGVQPAVMLDEFEECEQVVKNYPEFQEALLKRGITDVNLVMVDPWSAGYYGIKEDEGKRLARAICWVRKFSNDNGYAYPLTGIVVYVDLNRMEVHRFEDHGVRPIPPTDANYTPETSDSIQVREDLKPLEIIQPEGPSFEVDGHNIKWQKWNIRFGFTPREGLVLHTVGYEDKGKIRPILYRAALSEMVVPYGEGTFSHNTQNAFDCGEYGLGQLANPLTLGCDCLGEIRYFDAVMTDSRGNVRTIPNAVCLHEEDYGVAWKHTDWRTDQVEVRRSRRLVLSFFCTVGNYDYGFYWSFYQEGTIENEVKLTGMLNTGTYDESGKSKYGTEIAPQLNATYHQHFFNYRLDTMLDGIKNSVVEVSTLPESEGAHNPNNNAFYIDVKTLKTEQEAQRTIDLASQRTWKIINPNSLNAVGTPVGYKIQVGENCLPFASDKSSVMKRAGFLKNHLYVTQYDKDEMYAAGNYPNQHKGGDGLPKYAAANRNIENEDIVVWYTMGHHHITRPEDWPVMPTAYINFQLKPVGFFDRNPALDLPRPKAKTSACHSNNGGSSCH
- a CDS encoding APC family permease is translated as MAKLKKKLGFWQAYATATGLVVSGSTMVTLAYSMGLVGPAFIISALIAMIISIIIALSYAELASIIPGSGMVGDYTSVAMGKFMSIIAVLGGYFVLSVMVGAAETMTAGFAAQSLFPNINVTVVSLLLLTIFLVINVLGVEIFGSIQVVLTLGLMITLSVMGLFGLFDVFTATAQLPVDFTLNGWGTVFQSIALGIWLFIGIEFVAPMVEEVKNPSKNIPRAMIFGLLSIFVADMLFGLAIIRYIDPSILVGSSIPQIDGAGAMLGEKGATWMMIVTLFAAASSINSMFAAVPRMFYGMARDGLLPKQFSYLHPRFRTPMVSIIAVFLLFALPLFLLKMTPEMFNILILSACITWIISYMIAQLDVIILRKRYANIERPFKSPFYPYTQIIGILACVYLIITIHPETAVKMQIYGLAGSFFIGICIYAFLWLKFKNQPLFQPVALSEKRIMMDLEEDKEDYIPARKAE
- a CDS encoding MarR family winged helix-turn-helix transcriptional regulator, which gives rise to MHINNEDGELLPEEVDTISQLTKLPLNSLNLDAIAVVTNIYRVAQGLRNKMEQEVLSEYGLSWTSFSILYDLWIGGSLETKKLAESAGVSKATISNITNTLEKKDLCYRKVDHRDRRNTFVLLTDKGKQVIEELYPRFHSGEVDIVSSLDVTEKKILATLLRRVIRENEF
- the tyrS gene encoding tyrosine--tRNA ligase, yielding MSESNKKLTEEQLQEVKRQLTIYSQGVQEIIPTEELEAKIAKSVYENRPLKIKLGLDPSAPDVHLGHTVVLNKMRQFQENGHVIQLIIGDFTGKIGDPTGKSVARKQLTDEEVKHNAKTYFEQFAKVIDMDKVELHYNSKWLSQLNFEDVIQLAGKITVARLLERDDFEERIAFNKPISLHEFFYPLMQGYDSVMLECDIELGGTDQHFNILMGRHFQEKYGKEKQVALLIPLLEGLDGVEKMSKSKKNYIGIDESPQEMYGKAMSIPDELMSKYFELVTDFTPDKVKTIKGDLKSDILHPRDAKMLLAKTIVRMYHGKAEAEKAEEHFVTVFQKGTMPDEIPVVTWKGQDELSILDLVVKLELLSSKSEVRRMINNNGIKLNGEKVEDPQMEVLITDELVVQVGKRKFIKIKK